In a single window of the Acyrthosiphon pisum isolate AL4f chromosome X, pea_aphid_22Mar2018_4r6ur, whole genome shotgun sequence genome:
- the LOC100158910 gene encoding tubulin beta chain yields MREICHLQAGQCGNQIGAKFWEVISDEHGIDPTGSYHGDSDLQLERINVYYTEALGGKYVPRAVLVDLEPGTMDSVRSGPFGQLFRPDNFVFGQSGAGNNWAKGHYTEGAELVDSVLDVVRKEAESCDCLQGFQLTHSLGGGTGSGMGTLLISKIREEYPDRIMTTYSIVPSPKVSDTVVEPYNSTLSVHQLVENTDETFCIDNEALYDICFRTLKLTTPTYGDLNHLVSAAMCGVTTCFRFPGQLNSDLRKLAVNMVPFPRLHFFITGFAPLTSRGSQQYRALTVPELVQQMFDAKNMMAACDPRHGRYLTAASIFRGRMSMKEVDEQMLNVQTKNSSYFVEWIPNNTKTAVCDIPPRGLKMSATFIGNTTAIQEMFKRVSEQFTSMFRRKAFLHWYTGEGMDEMEFTEAESNMNDLVSEYQQYQEATIDETGEEDEDEDADA; encoded by the exons ATGCGTGAAATTTGTCACTTACAAGCAGGTCAATGCGGAAATCAAATTGGTGCAAAA ttctgGGAAGTCATATCCGATGAGCACGGTATCGATCCAACAGGGTCATATCACGGAGATTCTGATTTACAATTAGAACGCATCAATGTCTATTACACCGAAGCACTTg GCGGTAAGTATGTTCCTCGAGCAGTTCTTGTGGATTTGGAACCCGGCACCATGGACTCCGTCAGGTCAGGTCCATTCGGTCAATTATTTCGACcggataattttgtttttggacAATCCGGTGCTGGCAATAATTGGGCCAAAGGACATTACACAGAAGGCGCTGAGCTAGTGGATTCAGTACTCGACGTAGTTAG gaaaGAAGCAGAGAGTTGCGACTGTCTACAAGGATTCCAACTGACCCATTCGTTGGGTGGCGGAACTGGTTCCGGTATGGGCACACTTTTGATATCAAAAATTCGTGAAGAATATCCAGACCGTATCATGACCACATACAGTATCGTTCCCTCACCAAAG GTGTCCGACACGGTTGTAGAGCCTTATAATTCTACGCTGTCGGTGCACCAGCTAGTGGAGAACACCGATGAGACTTTTTGCATCGACAACGAGGCACTGTACGATATCTGCTTCCGGACACTGAAGCTCACTACACCCACGTATGGCGATCTCAATCACCTGGTGTCGGCGGCTATGTGCGGCGTGACCACGTGCTTCCGGTTTCCCGGACAGCTCAACTCGGATCTCCGGAAGCTGGCCGTCAACATGGTGCCGTTCCCGCGACTGCACTTCTTCATCACCGGCTTCGCGCCGTTGACGTCCCGTGGCAGCCAACAATACCGCGCGCTCACCGTGCCCGAACTGGTCCAGCAGATGTTCGACGCTAAGAACATGATGGCCGCGTGTGACCCCCGACACGGCCGGTACCTGACCGCCGCCAGCATATTCCGCGGCCGCATGTCCATGAAGGAGGTGGACGAGCAGATGCTCAACGTGCAGACGAAGAACTCCAGCTACTTCGTCGAGTGGATACCAAACAACACCAAGACGGCCGTTTGCGACATACCACCCAGGGGCCTAAAGATGTCGGCCACGTTCATCGGCAACACGACCGCCATCCAGGAAATGTTCAAGCGCGTGTCCGAACAGTTCACGTCCATGTTCCGGCGAAAGGCGTTCTTGCATTGGTACACCGGCGAGGGCATGGACGAGATGGAGTTCACCGAGGCTGAGTCCAACATGAATGACCTGGTGTCCGAGTATCAACAGTACCAGGAGGCGACCATCGACGAGACCGGTGAAGAGGACGAGGACGAAGATGCCGACGCGTAG